A portion of the Cervus canadensis isolate Bull #8, Minnesota chromosome 26, ASM1932006v1, whole genome shotgun sequence genome contains these proteins:
- the KIAA0232 gene encoding uncharacterized protein KIAA0232 homolog isoform X3: MRPVCTVAVDGLPSESSSSSYPGPVSVSEMSLLHALGPVQTWLGQELEKCGIDAMIYTRYVLSLLLHDSYDYDLQEQENDIFLGWEKGAYKKWGKSKRKGSDLTLEEMKKQAAVQCLRSASDESSGIETLVEELCSRLKDLQSQQEEKIHKKLEGSPSPEAELSPTAKDQVEMYYEAFPPLSEKPVCLQEIMTVWNKSAGGSYSSSSSSSTAPPASTDTPSPKDCNSEGEVIRERSGDAPASLHERTQGGRSHSEKENRFRNGPGEERPAPPYKKQSRHRPDGKPRPRSWSSGSSEAGSSSSGNQGEPKAAAKCVKARHKAREIRSKKGARGAQGRLSLKHAEKAERHPHAAGSSSSSGGGSVRQLCKRGRRPLKEPGRKEAGAAEGGDLLLESRADREYKEEPLWYTEPIAEYFVPLSRKSKLETTYRNRQDAGAAASAAVEELSESVHGLCISNNDIHKTYLAAGTFIDGHFVEMPAVINEDIDLAGTSFCPLPEDDKYLDDIHLSELTHFYEVDIDQSMLDPGASETTQGESRILNMIRQKSKEKTDFEAECCIVLDGMEFQGERAIWADCTSSVGAEGFLLQDLGSLAQFWECCSSSSGDADGESFAGDSPVRLSPTLDSTVLNPHLLAGNQELFSDINEGSGINSCFSVFEVQCSNSVLPFSFETLNLGNENTDSSANMLGKTQSRLLIWTKNSAFEENEHCSNLSTRTCSPWSHSEETRSDNETLNIQFEESTQFNAEDINYIVPRVSSNYVDEELLDFLQDETCQQNNRTLGEIPTLVFQKKSKLESVCGIQLEQKAENKAFETTQVCSEGSPRGDGYSSGVIKDIWTKMADRNSAALLEIESVDDELFPTDVNNYCCCLDAEAPMEPLQEPNKAVQRSEYHLWEGQKETLEKRAFVSGELSKVDGGDYTTPSKPWDVAQDKENSFILGGVYGELKTFNSDGEWAVVPPSHAKGSLLQCAASDVVTIAGTDVFMTPGNSFAPGHRQLWKPFVSFEQSDQPKSGENGLNKGFSFIFHEDLLGACGNFQVEDPGLEYPFSSFDLSNPFSQVLHVECSFEPEGIASFSPSFKPKSILCSDSDSEVFHPRICDVDRTQYRAIRISPRTHFRPISASELSPGGGSESEFESERDEANIPIPSQVDTFEDPQADLKPLEEDAEKEGHYYGKSELESGKFLPRLKKSGMEKSAQTSLDSQEESAGVLPAGERNPCLACSVSEPLEIDLGSPEANCKITAQCEEEISHFCSCKAGCQFPAYEDDPVSSGQLEEQFPVLNTDVHGMNRSQEKQTWWEKALYSPLFPASECEGVFCL, translated from the exons GAGAATGACAtcttcctgggctgggaaaaagGAGCTTATAAGAAATGGGGAAAGAGTAAGAGAAAGGGCTCAGATCTAActctagaagaaatgaaaaaacaggcTGCTGTCCAGTGTCTTCGATCTGCTTCTGATGAA AGCTCTGGCATTGAGACTTTGGTGGAGGAGCTCTGCTCCAGGCTGAAGGACCTGCAGAGCCAGCAAG AAGAGAAGATTCACAAGAAGTTAGAGGGGTCTCCCTCTCCAGAGGCAGAACTATCGCCCACAGCGAAGGATCAAGTGGAAAT GTACTATGAAGCGTTTCCACCGCTCTCCGAGAAGCCCGTTTGCCTGCAGGAAATCATGACCGTGTGGAACAAGTCCGCAGGCGGCTCCTACTCCAGCTCGTCCTCGTCGTCCACAGCCCCTCCAGCCAGCACAGACACGCCCTCCCCCAAGGACTGCAACAGCGAAGGCGAGGTCATCCGGGAGAGAAGCGGCGATGCGCCCGCCAGCCTGCACGAGAGAACGCAGGGCGGCCGCAGCCACAGCGAAAAGGAGAACAGGTTCAGGAACGGGCCCGGCGAAGAGCGGCCCGCGCCGCCGTACAAGAAGCAGAGCCGGCACCGGCCCGACGGGAAGCCGCGCCCGCGCTCCTGGTCCTCCGGCTCCAGCGAAGCCGGCTCGAGCTCCAGCGGGAACCAGGGGGAGCCAAAGGCGGCGGCGAAGTGCGTGAAGGCAAGGCACAAGGCGCGCGAGATCCGGAGCAAGAAGGGAGCGCGCGGCGCGCAGGGCCGGCTCTCGCTGAAGCACGCCGAGAAGGCGGAGAGGCACCCGCACGCCGccgggagcagcagcagcagcggcggcggctcCGTCAGACAGCTGTGCAAGCGGGGCAGGCGGCCGCTGAAGGAGCCGGGCAGGAAGGAGGCGGGCGCCGCCGAGGGCGGAGACCTGCTCCTGGAGAGCAGGGCGGACCGCGAGTACAAGGAGGAGCCGCTGTGGTACACGGAGCCCATCGCCGAGTACTTCGTCCCTCTGAGCAGAAAGAGCAAGCTGGAGACCACCTACCGCAACAGGCAGGACGCCGGCGCCGCGGCCTCGGCCGCCGTGGAGGAGCTGTCCGAGTCGGTGCACGGTCTCTGCATCAGCAACAACGATATTCACAAGACATACCTCGCGGCAGGCACTTTCATCGATGGTCACTTTGTAGAAATGCCTGCAGTCATAAATGAGGATATCGACCTCGCTGGGACCTCATTCTGTCCTCTGCCAGAGGACGACAAATACTTGGATGATATTCATCTGTCAGAATTAACACACTTCTACGAAGTGGATATTGACCAATCCATGTTGGATCCCGGTGCCTCAGAAACCACGCAAGGAGAAAGTCGGATTTTGAATATGATTCgacaaaaaagcaaagagaagacaGATTTTGAGGCAGAATGTTGCATAGTGTTAGATGGAATGGAGTTTCAAGGGGAACGTGCAATATGGGCAGACTGTACCAGCTCTGTGGGCGCTGAGGGCTTTCTCCTGCAAGACCTCGGCAGCCTGGCCCAGTTCTGGGAGTGCTGTTCGTCCAGCTCTGGCGATGCCGACGGGGAGAGTTTTGCGGGGGACTCCCCGGTTCGACTCTCCCCGACTTTAGACAGCACAGTGCTCAATCCGCATTTGCTGGCCGGCAATCAAGAGCTCTTTTCAGATATTAATGAAGGATCTGGTATAAACTCTTGTTTTTCAGTGTTTGAAGTGCAATGCAGTAATTCtgttttaccattttcttttgaaacactcaacttgggaaatgaaaatacagattcTAGTGCTAACATGCTTGGGAAAACACAGTCTAGATTACTAATATGGACCAAAAATAGTGCctttgaagaaaatgaacactGTTCTAATCTTTCAACAAGAACTTGTAGTCCGTGGTCCCATTCAGAAGAAACACGTTCAGACAATGAGACGTTAAATATCCAGTTTGAAGAATCCACACAGTTTAACGCAGAGGATATTAATTATATAGTTCCTAGAGTCTCGTCCAATTATGTAGATGAAGAACTCCTAGATTTTTTGCAGGATGAAACTTGCCAGCAAAACAATAGGACTTTAGGAGAAATCCCAACATTagttttccaaaaaaaatctaaactagAATCTGTCTGTGGTATTCAGCTAGAACAAAAAGCAGAGAACAAAGCCTTCGAAACTACGCAGGTGTGTAGTGAAGGCAGTCCGCGCGGAGATGGCTACAGCTCAGGGGTTATTAAAGACATTTGGACAAAGATGGCAGATAGAAATTCTGCAGCTCTGCTAGAAATAGAAAGCGTTGATGATGAGTTGTTTCCGACAGATGTAAATAACTACTGCTGCTGTTTGGATGCTGAGGCTCCAATGGAGCCCCTCCAGGAGCCCAACAAGGCCGTGCAGAGATCAGAATACCATCTGTGGGAGGGCCagaaagagaccctggagaagagagcCTTTGTGTCCGGCGAGCTGTCCAAGGTGGATGGCGGGGACTACACCACCCCCTCGAAACCTTGGGACGTGGCCCAAGACAAAGAGAACTCATTCATCCTGGGAGGGGTTTACGGAGAGCTCAAAACCTTCAACAGCGATGGGGAGTGGGCGGTCGTACCACCCAGCCACGCCAAAGGAAGCTTGCTGCAGTGTGCCGCTTCCGACGTGGTGACCATAGCGGGCACAGATGTCTTTATGACCCCCGGAAACAGCTTCGCTCCTGGTCACAGGCAGTTATGGAAACCTTTTGTGTCCTTCGAACAGAGCGACCAGCCGAAGAGCGGGGAAAACGGATTGAATAAGGGATTTTCCTTCATCTTCCATGAAGACTTACTAGGAGCTTGTGGCAACTTTCAAGTTGAAGATCCTGGACTCGAGtatcccttctcttcctttgacTTAAGCAATCCGTTTTCACAAGTTCTCCATGTAGAGTGTTCCTTTGAACCCGAAGGGATTGCATCTTTCAGTCCTAGCTTCAAACCGAAATCGATCCTCTGCTCTGATTCCGATAGCGAAGTTTTCCACCCCAGGATATGCGATGTCGACAGAACCCAGTACCGGGCCATCCGGATCTCCCCCAGGACTCATTTTCGCCCCATCTCTGCGTCTGAACTCTCCCCCGGAGGAGGAAGCGAGTCAGAATTTGAATCCGAGAGAGATGAAGCAAATATTCCCATTCCTTCTCAAGTCGATACATTTGAAGATCCACAGGCAGATCTCAAACCCCTGGAAGAGGACGCAGAGAAAGAAGGCCATTACTATGGGAAGTCCGAGCTTGAGTCTGGGAAGTTCCTCCCCAGGCTAAAGAAGTCTGGGATGGAGAAGAGTGCGCAGACGTCCCTGGATTCCCAGGAGGAGTCGGCCGGGGTCCTCCCGGCAGGAGAGCGGAACCCGTGCCTGGCGTGCAGCGTGAGTGAACCTCTGGAGatcgacctgggaagcccagaggcaaACTGTAAAATCACGGCACAGTGCGAGGAGGAAATTAGTCATTTCTGCAGCTGCAAAGCGGGCTGTCAGTTCCCTGCTTATGAAGATGATCCAGTTTCTTCAGGACAGCTGGAAGAG
- the KIAA0232 gene encoding uncharacterized protein KIAA0232 homolog isoform X4: protein MRPVCTVAVDGLPSESSSSSYPGPVSVSEMSLLHALGPVQTWLGQELEKCGIDAMIYTRYVLSLLLHDSYDYDLQEQENDIFLGWEKGAYKKWGKSKRKGSDLTLEEMKKQAAVQCLRSASDESSGIETLVEELCSRLKDLQSQQEEKIHKKLEGSPSPEAELSPTAKDQVEMYYEAFPPLSEKPVCLQEIMTVWNKSAGGSYSSSSSSSTAPPASTDTPSPKDCNSEGEVIRERSGDAPASLHERTQGGRSHSEKENRFRNGPGEERPAPPYKKQSRHRPDGKPRPRSWSSGSSEAGSSSSGNQGEPKAAAKCVKARHKAREIRSKKGARGAQGRLSLKHAEKAERHPHAAGSSSSSGGGSVRQLCKRGRRPLKEPGRKEAGAAEGGDLLLESRADREYKEEPLWYTEPIAEYFVPLSRKSKLETTYRNRQDAGAAASAAVEELSESVHGLCISNNDIHKTYLAAGTFIDGHFVEMPAVINEDIDLAGTSFCPLPEDDKYLDDIHLSELTHFYEVDIDQSMLDPGASETTQGESRILNMIRQKSKEKTDFEAECCIVLDGMEFQGERAIWADCTSSVGAEGFLLQDLGSLAQFWECCSSSSGDADGESFAGDSPVRLSPTLDSTVLNPHLLAGNQELFSDINEGSGINSCFSVFEVQCSNSVLPFSFETLNLGNENTDSSANMLGKTQSRLLIWTKNSAFEENEHCSNLSTRTCSPWSHSEETRSDNETLNIQFEESTQFNAEDINYIVPRVSSNYVDEELLDFLQDETCQQNNRTLGEIPTLVFQKKSKLESVCGIQLEQKAENKAFETTQVCSEGSPRGDGYSSGVIKDIWTKMADRNSAALLEIESVDDELFPTDVNNYCCCLDAEAPMEPLQEPNKAVQRSEYHLWEGQKETLEKRAFVSGELSKVDGGDYTTPSKPWDVAQDKENSFILGGVYGELKTFNSDGEWAVVPPSHAKGSLLQCAASDVVTIAGTDVFMTPGNSFAPGHRQLWKPFVSFEQSDQPKSGENGLNKGFSFIFHEDLLGACGNFQVEDPGLEYPFSSFDLSNPFSQVLHVECSFEPEGIASFSPSFKPKSILCSDSDSEVFHPRICDVDRTQYRAIRISPRTHFRPISASELSPGGGSESEFESERDEANIPIPSQVDTFEDPQADLKPLEEDAEKEGHYYGKSELESGKFLPRLKKSGMEKSAQTSLDSQEESAGVLPAGERNPCLACSVSEPLEIDLGSPEANCKITAQCEEEISHFCSCKAGCQFPAYEDDPVSSGQLEEFPVLNTDVHGMNRSQEKQTWWEKALYSPLFPASECEGVFCL, encoded by the exons GAGAATGACAtcttcctgggctgggaaaaagGAGCTTATAAGAAATGGGGAAAGAGTAAGAGAAAGGGCTCAGATCTAActctagaagaaatgaaaaaacaggcTGCTGTCCAGTGTCTTCGATCTGCTTCTGATGAA AGCTCTGGCATTGAGACTTTGGTGGAGGAGCTCTGCTCCAGGCTGAAGGACCTGCAGAGCCAGCAAG AAGAGAAGATTCACAAGAAGTTAGAGGGGTCTCCCTCTCCAGAGGCAGAACTATCGCCCACAGCGAAGGATCAAGTGGAAAT GTACTATGAAGCGTTTCCACCGCTCTCCGAGAAGCCCGTTTGCCTGCAGGAAATCATGACCGTGTGGAACAAGTCCGCAGGCGGCTCCTACTCCAGCTCGTCCTCGTCGTCCACAGCCCCTCCAGCCAGCACAGACACGCCCTCCCCCAAGGACTGCAACAGCGAAGGCGAGGTCATCCGGGAGAGAAGCGGCGATGCGCCCGCCAGCCTGCACGAGAGAACGCAGGGCGGCCGCAGCCACAGCGAAAAGGAGAACAGGTTCAGGAACGGGCCCGGCGAAGAGCGGCCCGCGCCGCCGTACAAGAAGCAGAGCCGGCACCGGCCCGACGGGAAGCCGCGCCCGCGCTCCTGGTCCTCCGGCTCCAGCGAAGCCGGCTCGAGCTCCAGCGGGAACCAGGGGGAGCCAAAGGCGGCGGCGAAGTGCGTGAAGGCAAGGCACAAGGCGCGCGAGATCCGGAGCAAGAAGGGAGCGCGCGGCGCGCAGGGCCGGCTCTCGCTGAAGCACGCCGAGAAGGCGGAGAGGCACCCGCACGCCGccgggagcagcagcagcagcggcggcggctcCGTCAGACAGCTGTGCAAGCGGGGCAGGCGGCCGCTGAAGGAGCCGGGCAGGAAGGAGGCGGGCGCCGCCGAGGGCGGAGACCTGCTCCTGGAGAGCAGGGCGGACCGCGAGTACAAGGAGGAGCCGCTGTGGTACACGGAGCCCATCGCCGAGTACTTCGTCCCTCTGAGCAGAAAGAGCAAGCTGGAGACCACCTACCGCAACAGGCAGGACGCCGGCGCCGCGGCCTCGGCCGCCGTGGAGGAGCTGTCCGAGTCGGTGCACGGTCTCTGCATCAGCAACAACGATATTCACAAGACATACCTCGCGGCAGGCACTTTCATCGATGGTCACTTTGTAGAAATGCCTGCAGTCATAAATGAGGATATCGACCTCGCTGGGACCTCATTCTGTCCTCTGCCAGAGGACGACAAATACTTGGATGATATTCATCTGTCAGAATTAACACACTTCTACGAAGTGGATATTGACCAATCCATGTTGGATCCCGGTGCCTCAGAAACCACGCAAGGAGAAAGTCGGATTTTGAATATGATTCgacaaaaaagcaaagagaagacaGATTTTGAGGCAGAATGTTGCATAGTGTTAGATGGAATGGAGTTTCAAGGGGAACGTGCAATATGGGCAGACTGTACCAGCTCTGTGGGCGCTGAGGGCTTTCTCCTGCAAGACCTCGGCAGCCTGGCCCAGTTCTGGGAGTGCTGTTCGTCCAGCTCTGGCGATGCCGACGGGGAGAGTTTTGCGGGGGACTCCCCGGTTCGACTCTCCCCGACTTTAGACAGCACAGTGCTCAATCCGCATTTGCTGGCCGGCAATCAAGAGCTCTTTTCAGATATTAATGAAGGATCTGGTATAAACTCTTGTTTTTCAGTGTTTGAAGTGCAATGCAGTAATTCtgttttaccattttcttttgaaacactcaacttgggaaatgaaaatacagattcTAGTGCTAACATGCTTGGGAAAACACAGTCTAGATTACTAATATGGACCAAAAATAGTGCctttgaagaaaatgaacactGTTCTAATCTTTCAACAAGAACTTGTAGTCCGTGGTCCCATTCAGAAGAAACACGTTCAGACAATGAGACGTTAAATATCCAGTTTGAAGAATCCACACAGTTTAACGCAGAGGATATTAATTATATAGTTCCTAGAGTCTCGTCCAATTATGTAGATGAAGAACTCCTAGATTTTTTGCAGGATGAAACTTGCCAGCAAAACAATAGGACTTTAGGAGAAATCCCAACATTagttttccaaaaaaaatctaaactagAATCTGTCTGTGGTATTCAGCTAGAACAAAAAGCAGAGAACAAAGCCTTCGAAACTACGCAGGTGTGTAGTGAAGGCAGTCCGCGCGGAGATGGCTACAGCTCAGGGGTTATTAAAGACATTTGGACAAAGATGGCAGATAGAAATTCTGCAGCTCTGCTAGAAATAGAAAGCGTTGATGATGAGTTGTTTCCGACAGATGTAAATAACTACTGCTGCTGTTTGGATGCTGAGGCTCCAATGGAGCCCCTCCAGGAGCCCAACAAGGCCGTGCAGAGATCAGAATACCATCTGTGGGAGGGCCagaaagagaccctggagaagagagcCTTTGTGTCCGGCGAGCTGTCCAAGGTGGATGGCGGGGACTACACCACCCCCTCGAAACCTTGGGACGTGGCCCAAGACAAAGAGAACTCATTCATCCTGGGAGGGGTTTACGGAGAGCTCAAAACCTTCAACAGCGATGGGGAGTGGGCGGTCGTACCACCCAGCCACGCCAAAGGAAGCTTGCTGCAGTGTGCCGCTTCCGACGTGGTGACCATAGCGGGCACAGATGTCTTTATGACCCCCGGAAACAGCTTCGCTCCTGGTCACAGGCAGTTATGGAAACCTTTTGTGTCCTTCGAACAGAGCGACCAGCCGAAGAGCGGGGAAAACGGATTGAATAAGGGATTTTCCTTCATCTTCCATGAAGACTTACTAGGAGCTTGTGGCAACTTTCAAGTTGAAGATCCTGGACTCGAGtatcccttctcttcctttgacTTAAGCAATCCGTTTTCACAAGTTCTCCATGTAGAGTGTTCCTTTGAACCCGAAGGGATTGCATCTTTCAGTCCTAGCTTCAAACCGAAATCGATCCTCTGCTCTGATTCCGATAGCGAAGTTTTCCACCCCAGGATATGCGATGTCGACAGAACCCAGTACCGGGCCATCCGGATCTCCCCCAGGACTCATTTTCGCCCCATCTCTGCGTCTGAACTCTCCCCCGGAGGAGGAAGCGAGTCAGAATTTGAATCCGAGAGAGATGAAGCAAATATTCCCATTCCTTCTCAAGTCGATACATTTGAAGATCCACAGGCAGATCTCAAACCCCTGGAAGAGGACGCAGAGAAAGAAGGCCATTACTATGGGAAGTCCGAGCTTGAGTCTGGGAAGTTCCTCCCCAGGCTAAAGAAGTCTGGGATGGAGAAGAGTGCGCAGACGTCCCTGGATTCCCAGGAGGAGTCGGCCGGGGTCCTCCCGGCAGGAGAGCGGAACCCGTGCCTGGCGTGCAGCGTGAGTGAACCTCTGGAGatcgacctgggaagcccagaggcaaACTGTAAAATCACGGCACAGTGCGAGGAGGAAATTAGTCATTTCTGCAGCTGCAAAGCGGGCTGTCAGTTCCCTGCTTATGAAGATGATCCAGTTTCTTCAGGACAGCTGGAAGAG